Genomic window (Oryza sativa Japonica Group chromosome 3, ASM3414082v1):
ctctctctctctctctgagctGTCTGTCTTCTAACCTCTGAGGCCAAGCAAAGGCTTGCAAATCATGGTACACTAGTACTACTCAGCATGTCCAAATAACATTCTAGTTTCTGAATAGAGCTTCAAAATTCATACAAGAATGCATGTTGGAAACAGCAAAAGGAGATGCATCCTGttaatgggggggggggggggaaacagGCGTAAGTGAATAACAATCAATCTTGTGATGTGTATATATTAGCAGTACATTTGCTTTGCTTCTACATGGCAATGCCAAAGCAAAACGATATTGAATTGGTACAAATGAGGTTTCTTGGGTTGTACTGATTACAGAATCTTCTGCTTTCTATCATAGCAATTTGATTCAGATTACTGGTCATAATCATCAGctactttctttacattcaatCCTAGTATATATATCAGAAGAACATCGCCTTGTCATCGGATCATCTCCTAACACAAAACACCCAATTCAAGAGTTGTGATAACCTCTATGACTGAATCATCTGATGAGAGGGGCATCTCAGAATTGAGCATTGATTCATTGGCTCGATTCCTGCCGCAAGCTCAGGTCGGGAGCGGCAACCTGAGGTCCTAACCCAAGCCATGGCTGACTCTCCTGCAGCTCCTTCTTGACCGGAGAAGCATCTGAAGGGGAACCCTGGTAGGGTGCTTTAGCCTGAAGGCTGAAATAAAGGAGCAGCAAAAGTTAGATCCAAAATCTAGAATTGTGAATTGTAGAATTTGACTATACTTTGTGCTGCCATGATAGCAAGCATAACCTACCGATCCTTTCTTTTCTCGAGGAACCGGTGAAGCGACGCCTTCCTAGCCTGAGGCAGATCTGCAGGATTTGAAGAACAGTTAGTACAATAAAATGGATTCACATGCTACAAGTATATTCCATCATTCAGAGCAAGCAATAACAGCCGAGGTTAGAGTAGTTACCAGCAGCATTTGGACGAACAGGTTTCGGGGCATTGGCCTGAGCAACAGGAAGTGCACTTGCTGGGGCTGGTACAGCAGACACCTTAGTGTTGTCGGCAACGGTTGCAGTAGCGGAAGATGGAAGAAGGACACAGTTCTGCGCTGTGGAGGAACTCTTGCTGGCCATCTGCATCAGGTCCTTGGCCTTCTCAGCTGGGAAGTCATCAAACACCAGGACCTTCCCACCGTAGAAGATGGTTAATTGGCGCTTCTCTTGCTCCCTGACAACGGAAATACAAGAAAGCTTAGACAAACACAACCATTTAACCAATTTTAAAGCTTACACAACAGAAACTATTTACTAACTGATATCGGTCAGCAAGCACCCGCCATCTACGCATATGTTCAGAAGAATAACTTGTAGTAAGTACCAACTAATATTTGGGTTTTTTGTTCATGAATCACTCGAGTCAGAACATTTTCACTTTCGGATCGTGCGAGCCCACTAAGTCTGAAACCCGTGGTTATTAGTTGCGAGACATACATCGTTGACTCGCACAAAAAACGACTCGCACAAAAAACAGAAGAAGGAACTGCAGACTTGCATAGCACCAGTTCTATATTGGATTAAATATCGAACCTTTCCATCACACCGAAATCCATCCCTAGAACTCTAAACTAAATTATATCCATTTTACACACGAATTAGATTTCAGACCATGACCCGAGAGCTGACCAGCTCAGCTCCTGGCAGCACTAAGATCTGGTCAGGACAAGGCAAGatgttctcctcctcctccacactACCTACCAACCACTACTTTGTTTGGTTGGATTGTTGCTATTGGTTTCTCCTATCATGTGACTACAGCTAAAGGAACCGTATGAACTGATAGCTGAAGCAATTCGAACAAAGATTGTGTTGAGTACCTCGCATCCGGGGTCTCCTTCACGGCAGCAGCTTCAGAGCCGAACCCGGAATTCTGGGGGAACAGCTCCATGGTCTCCTTCCCCTTGTTCGCATCGGCTTCACCTGAAAAATGATATGACATAGTTTTTCAGCCCAGATTCACAACAtcagatttaaaaaaaatgttgcgaATTTTACAGCTAGCTAGATGCGCAGAATTGGAATGGTTGAGACTGGTTTAAGCCGAATAAAATTCTACATGGGGGAATTCTCGCTTCCAAAGCTCGAAGAACTAGACCAGATCTCACGGAAACCTTCCTAGGGGAGGTTTTTTTCACCCAAAACCCGTAAAGATAAAGATCCAGACTTTgcagaaggaaaaaaagaaaaagaaagggaggtGACCTCTGATGCCGaggccgagctcgccggcggctgcgCCGTTCTGCCTGACGTAGCGGCTGAGCAGGCTGCAGGCCATGGCGAAGCTGCTGCTCCCCCTCTCCCCGGATTTCGCGGaagccatcttcttcttcttcttctgcccACAAGCTGAATCCTTTTCTCCGAACGGAGTCACGGACCCCCGAAATCCTCCCgcttcgattcgattcgatcgAGTCTTCTCCTCTGGTCGCGGTTGCGGGTTGCTCGTCCTTGTCTGTCTCTGAGTTGTCTTCCTCCTCCGTCCGGCGGTTCAGGTTCTATATAAGGGACGCACGAGactaacaataacaataatggTGGGGATTATCTTTAAGACGAAAAAGTTTCGATTTTTGTAATCGCAAGTtgcgagggaaaaaaaaaagttagtttGGGTGTTGGTGCCTTTGTTTGAGCACGTGATTGTTGTGGAGATTGGCAAGGTGCGCAGATTCCTATTCTCTCGTTATCTTTTTCCTGGTTTGTGTTTACTGTGTGCCGGTGTGGTATGCCGTGACGTTAGGTTTGATTGGATGCAACGTGGCCGACAAAGGAGTGGGGCCCTTCGTCCTAAAATGCATAACCTTCCGTACCAGAAAAAACCAATCCTACCTACCAATctggatatatatatgtgttcagGTTCGTAGCTATGAATTCGTTCTTTTGGATGGAGTAGTACTTCCTTCCTCATCTCAAGATACtgtctccattctaaaatataagaatataAGACTCTATTATCATCTCATAGTTTAGATCATCCAAATAACTATAATGTATGCACCAATAGAATTAAAAGAGAATATATTCTATACCATTAAGTTTGTTCGAGTTCAACGATTTGCCATCGACATTATCTCTTTTTATAATATACCAGTAACTTTATCAATTCTTCTACAATATGTCATTGGGTTGGGCCTTCTTTTCAAATATATCCAAAATACCCTTACGAACATACaagattaacaattgatttatctcatctaaagttttaaaaaaatatgaaaactttgtagtggcctccttacacaatatggaagtttgtatacaagtttgaaatttttttatggtatatttagattttagaaaaaatatttttatgtggtataTGATAGAGAATTTGCTTACGCAAGAGATAATATCATAAAAATATCTTATGCATtgtatgaaagatgatttatattaaaacaacaataaaaagtattttatatagcatataatagataagttatattttttaaaaaatagaaatataaaAACTCGAAACTTCTATACAAATTTCCATGTTATGCAAGGAGGTcacataaaattttttatattttttaaactcctaatgagataaatcaattgttaatcttATATGTCCATAAGAGGAATTTGGGTACTTTTGAAAAGAAGACATATCCCAATGGCGTATTGATGAACGATTGATAAAGTCGTTGGTATATAATATAAATCGACAATGTCGATGGTAAATCGTTGAACTCGAACAAACTCAATtgtatagaatagattctctctaGGATTAAAGATTTTGAGgatggaggatttaaaaaaaaatcatagtgcGAAAGATGTGCTAGTTAATGGCATGCAttcatgcatgccttatattatgaaacatctaaaaaatagttgtgccttatattatgaaatgaaTGGAATACTAGCACTTACTCTCTCCGACCCAATATAAGTGCAACCTAGTACATATATGGTatatcctaatactacgaatctgaacaatTGTCTGCACAGATTCGTAATCCTAATATATGTCATATTTGTACTAGGTTGCACTCATATTAGGACGAAAGGGCTGTCTAAATTCGTAttattagaatatgtcatataCTAGATTGCACTTAtattaggatggagggagtacaatttagggagggggaggggggtgtTTGGTTACCAGCAACACTTTGCCATAGTTTGTTACGCCCAATGTTAGCCGGGCTGGACCATATTGGCAATTGTTTGGTTGTAGGCACAATTGTGTCAAGATTCTTTTCCAACAAATTGGACTCCACACGTCTTTGACtcaaaaaagtgtggcaagattcccTTAGGCCTGCTAAGGTGTGGCCAAGAATTTGATCGTCTCAACTTAGGCAAGTGTGGTAATATGTGTTGACAAATGGCGGCAAAGTATAGCTAGAAACCAAAGACACCCTTAGACACATCATATCCTTATATTACGAATTTAAATAGATCCAAAGGGCTATATTATTGcataatactatgaatctggacaaaacTTTATCAAAATCTATATTATTATATAACTATATTTTAACACGGAAGAAATGGTATATAAGTAGTACTTGTTTGCTACTCTAGAGAGAGCATATGATTTGTATACATCACCGTCTTATAGAGACATACACGACGCAAAGCTATTTACATTAGTATCCTCAACGTCCCATGTGGACTCAGGCCAACTCAGATGTTTTTATGTTTAAGTCCCTAAGAATATTTCTTattatcaaatatattaaaaaaatttatatttctGACCTATGacaacataaaaaatatatatgtatccttGGCTTCCTATGGACCACGTTGTCAACCACTCTCATactcttttttcctctctctaAGCTCGTCATCCTCTCCTATCTACCACATTCCCTCCCTCCTCATCGTTGCTCCCTTCTCGTTGCCCTTTCCTCCCATGTCCTCCCTCTCCTCAGTGATAACACAAATCGAGGCGGCAAGCTGATGTTTTCATTGGTGGTGGAAGCTGCTGCTCCTAATCCCTTCTCCTTCCACCACTTTGGACAAGTCAACGAGGCTACGTCGGCAGTCAAGGGCACCCCTTCTTTCTCTACCACCGAGCTCCGGGATCGACGAGCGCCAGTCAAGGAGGCTCCCACCTTCTTTGGCTTCGGTGCTTCAAGCTCGCCATCCAAATCTCCACTTCGATCTCCCAGTCCTCATTGGTGCTTCAAGCTAGCCATCCTCATCACTGTGAACTCGCCATCACCACTTCCTCCTCCGCTCTGGTTGCTGCCCCCGTTGCCGTCTCCATCACATGCCATCGGATCTGGCCTTGAGGTTCTCAGATCTCGTCGGAGCAGTCCAAGCTTGACGCCAGCATTTCCCTCTTTATGTCAGCCACCAACTCCTTCTTTGCATCATTGTAATGGTGTCCTGGTGCCGAGTCATGTGCATGGCTGTGGGGATGGGTTCTCATTTCTCTTCGCGGTCCCTATGGTAGAGTGAGGCTACCGTGCCCTCTACAAGGTACGCGCACCGTTACGAAGGCATGGTTTCATCCTCGTTGTTGGCTCAACTCATATGTTCATACCCTTGCGAAGGAGTAcctttttttctatatataaaaaaagaataatattATGGGAGCTTGAGTACATTTTCTCTATGCGAATGACCTGCCTTATAAAACTTTTAAGGTATTTTAACCATATGGTTGCCGTTGTTTTTTAAAACCACTTGTAACCATAATACATCTATTGATGTTGTGCATAAAAGCATCACCAGCAGAGTGTCAAAATTCAATCCCCTAAATCTTTTTATGGGAATCTATCGATTTTTATGAACGACAATATAATTTATAGGGTGCTCTAAATCAAGGAGAGATGGTGGCACAGATGTTTATACTAGTTTAGGCTCTCAATGCAAGGTAATACCCTAGTCCAGTTGTATGTGGATTAGATCTGTGTCCGATGTGTGTGAAAGAAAGCGTAACCCCTTATGGTTCATGTCGGCGCCCCTTATATAGTGCTGGGGGGATTTGGCGGCATGTGTGATATGGTATCCCTTATAATCCGGGTGCATACCATTCATGTACAGATACGAGATAGGCTTCCTTGACTACTACCCCTTTCCATGTATTACAAATGATCCCATGGGCCTAGGGACACTAGTAGCGCCGCTGCGAGCTGCCCCCGCCATGGTCGGCCACTGAAAGAGACCCCTGGGCACGCCATGGCCACGACGACCTCCATCCTTGCACACTGCAGCCACGGCCAGATCCGTACCGCCGTCGGCTACCTTCCGACttgtcgcctcctcgtcgcgcTGGCCTAGGCTCCTATGCAGAAGAGGGGTTGTCGACTCCCCGTCGCCGCGCCTCCTTGACTGCCGCCCTCCCCGACAGCCGCCGCTCTGCTGTCCTCACTGCCGCATCAGATCCAGCGCGCGGGACCTGGTTTTAagccccgccgctgccgtcctaGGTCATTGCCTGGTTCTCAGTGGCTCCCTCTAGTGGCAGCAAGGCGAGGGGGAGGTTTGGGCAGCGGCGGTTAGGGTTCGGTCGCCCGAGCTGCCCACGCGGGGATGACGTGGGTGCATTCTAGACTTAGCACGAATCGATGTGGACCCGATATTATAGATTTGCCGTCTTAAAAAACACAATTGCATATTTCGGACGTTGAAACCCAAAACACTTACCATTAAACTCCCAGCTTAAACTAACACTGTTAGAAGATGAGCTTTCACGAAAATTAGGATGTGGATACCCCTATATCCCGCTGTTGCTGTGCTGTCTACTCTGCGGCGTGGTTGCTGCTCTTGCTACTGCCCTTGCTGCCACaagcgctgctgctgctaccgcCGCAAGTTGTGCTGTTGCTCCCTACCACAGTGCCctgtgttgctgctgctgctaccactACCACATGCTGCTGCCGCCGAAGCAGCTCCCCGCCTCTGCGTCTGCCGTTACCACCCAAGCCACCATTCCTCCTTTGCCATCGATCTCCTCCTATTTCACTAGAGTCTGGGCCCAATTTTGAATAGTTTTGCTCCCGATTTGGAGGAAAGGATGCGGGAATTTGAGGATCTAGCCATCTAGGGCTCTTGAAGAGAGAAGGCAGTGATTCGTTCAAAAATTAGAAGAGAAGGTAGCGAGGGATCTACTTTAGCCAAGAGCACAACGGTCATACCATGTTCCTTGTCTTCTAcattagttttatgaaatttttttgacctctttttttatagaaacataGTACAAACGTAGACGCTCACAACgcgcgcacactcacccctgtGATTAGCACCTCCGAAAAACTGGACCGGCatgtcttgagattgacgaagtagTACAAACGCAGACGCTCTCACAACacgcgcacactcacccctgtGATGAGCACCTCCGGAAAACTGGGCCGGTATgacttgagattgacgaagtcatcaCTGCCTCGCTGttgacgggtacgtcgcctagcactgaaagaataattagctgtaAATGCGAACACCCATGCCAAATCTAGGATTTGGACCCgggtgggctggttccaccacaaggaacctaaccagttgagctacgctcacttcagtttaggggtgaaaacggatcggattCGGACGAATAATAGCTATACCATATCCTAAACCATTTTCTTTAAACGGATGCGGAGCGGGTGCGGATGAcatgcggatgcggatgcggagcgGATTATTTCGGACGTCGGATTTGGTGCGGAGTCGGTGCGGACTTGGTTCGGAAACGAACAAAAAGTTATCGGATGTCAAGTTTGTATTCAATCCATACAACAAGAGGACGCCAATACAATTAGCCGCAATACGATGGCAAAATAACATCTAAACATGATCTCAGCTCTCTAGGAAAAACCAACCAAAACACAtcaataatataattttgcttAATATAACACATCCAACAAAATAATCCAAGATACATCCATCACTAATCAGTCACTGGTCACTGCATTACTTAAAATTTAAGAATATaagtcatcactcatcagtaGTTCAGTACGACATGCATGCAGCATATGAGCCAGCAATACAGCACAGACCACACATCTTATATAGCACAGCACACAACACAGTTGTTCAATAGGCATACAAGCATACGGCAGATATAGCAGTGAACAATGCACATACACACAGGCAGACAGGGACACACAGCCACACACCAACATGCCCTTCAGGCCTTCACACCTCACTTCATCACTTATTTTTCATCATCACTGCTCTGTTGCTTTTCCTATAAGTATGAGCAAACAATATACATTTATTTGGGtaaatagctaatttagtccctcaagtttCACCGAAGGCTTAATTTAGTCCTTCACGTTTCATTTTGTTCACATAGCTCCTTTAAATATTTGCTTTGGCTTGAAATCATCCTTGGGCCCACTTAATATGCCTTATAGCTATTTCTAGTCAATActtctattagaaaatgtcccttttgcccttaatttgtatacaactataAAACCAAGATAAATAAACAACATTACAAATGTACTTTccattatttcaacatgtgcacatgaaacttaagcaattgctatcgtatacacttacta
Coding sequences:
- the LOC4333065 gene encoding protein TIFY 10a, whose translation is MASAKSGERGSSSFAMACSLLSRYVRQNGAAAGELGLGIRGEADANKGKETMELFPQNSGFGSEAAAVKETPDAREQEKRQLTIFYGGKVLVFDDFPAEKAKDLMQMASKSSSTAQNCVLLPSSATATVADNTKVSAVPAPASALPVAQANAPKPVRPNAADLPQARKASLHRFLEKRKDRLQAKAPYQGSPSDASPVKKELQESQPWLGLGPQVAAPDLSLRQESSQ